One Pseudobutyrivibrio xylanivorans genomic window, ACAAAAAGCCGAGCCAAGCTGAATCATTGTGGTATTAAAGTTCTGTCCGAAGGAATTAGTCGCAAGGTTGATTGCAGAGTGTAAATCATCCTTACTATAAATAAGTCCAGCTGTGCTTGCCTCACCTGTAAGATCTATCCCGGTCTTCTGGCCAAAGCCAAAAACTGACTGATAATCTGAGAAAGTATCTGGACCAATCACTCTAACCATCTGCATCAAAGCGTCATTGCAGGAATTGGAAAGAGCATCGGCAATAGTCTGAACTCCGTGTCCACCCTTTCTATGGGCAACGCACTTAACAAGCTTTGGATAGCCTGCAATCATTTCGCCACCATCGCAAAAATAGGTCTCATCTCCGTTTAGGATTCCAGTCTCAAGTCCCATTGCAACTGTAAATGGCTTAAAAGTTGAACCTGGCTCGTAAGTATAAGTAATTTGGAAATTCTGCCAGATTTTGTTCAGCTGATCCATCTTTTCATCAGTTGACATCTCAGCCAGCTGCTCTTCTGAATAATATGCCGACAAATCCCTTGGATTGTTCAAATCAAAGGAAGGATACTGGGCCATGGCAAGAATCTCACCAGTGTTTGGATTCATAACAAGTGCTGCCGTATGAAGCGAGCCCTGCGCCTCCGGCTCATCAGGATGCTCGGCATTCCACTCATTCATTGTCTTGGTGTTCCAATCAGCTATTGCCTTTTCAACAATAGTCTGAATGTTCACATCCAATGAAAGTACGATATTATTTCCGTTTGTCGCATCGATTGTAGTCTTTTCCAGGTTGCTGTCAGAATTCAGATAACCATAAGTACGGCCATTCACGCCGTTAAGTACGCTTGAATATTTATTCTCAAGGCCGATAACACCCACATTACCACCGCTGGCATAACCGATTGTAGCTGCTGCCAGGCTTCCGTAAGGATACTGACGAATATATTCCTTTTCAAACCAAATTCCGTAAATTTTATCCTTGTACTCCTCAGATGCCTTCTTTTCTTCAAATGCCGACATTTCCTCGTAGGAAACCTTTTTCGCCAACACATAATACTGAGACTTCGGATGACTCTCAAGCTGGGTTGTAATCTTCTCTTTATCGATTTCCTCGAAGCACTCCGTTACAAGACTTATAGTTGAAGAAATGCTCCCATTTATCTTCTCATCCTTTTCATTAAGAACCTTGCAGTCAAGGATTACATTGTAAACATCCACACTGGTAGCCAACACCGTTCCTCTGGTGTCAACAATATTGCCTCGCTGAAATGGGATGATTGTACTATCGTATTTCTGCTGGGACAGGACGATTTTCTCGTACTTATCCCCACTTGTGTACTGAATGTACATTACGCGACCGATTAGAAATACAAAAAGAATACAAATTGCTCCAAACACAAACCAGAGTTTCAATTGCATTCTTTTGAAAATTTTCCTATTAGGTTTTAATCTTTTACGTTTTTTATTGCTAGCCATCGCTGAACTTCCTATGGAATATCGTGATATTGACTCATGTAATCTGAGCCATCTACACTATAATACACTATTTGGTTGCTGGTTGCATACACCATTCCAAGCTCATTTATAGCCTTGTCTTTGATATCCGTAAGATTGGTTGTGGTAGCAATACGGCTCTCTGCCGCCTTATTATCAGCATTAACTGTTGAAAGCTCATTTTCAAGCTGGGCAATGTGACTCATTCTGGTAGTAACATTTGTCTGCAAAGCAACGTAACCTACAAGCATCATGCAAGTAAGAGCTACAGCAATAATCATGTAACCAGTAAGCAATCTGTTTTTTCTAAGAGCTGCGGCACGACGTCTATCCATATTCTTTAGATGTATACGTCTAGCCTCCTCCTTCTCGCGCTCACGCTGCTCACGTGTAGGCAGACTTCTAGCAGGACGAACATATACTTCTTCAGTTTTTCTGACTGCATTTCCCTCATTATAATAATATGTTCTAAGTTCCTGCATACTAAAACTCCTAACTACTTGTGCTAATTAAAGCTAGCTTTTCTCCTCTTTCTCAAATACTCTAAGCTTTGCGCTCTTTGATCTTGAATTATTTTCTAACTCCTCCTCACTAGGAAGGATTGGCTTTCTAGTGATAACCTTGCCCTTTGACTTCTTTCCACAAACGCAAACCGGGAAGTTCTTTGGGCAGGTACAAGGATCTTCATTTCTTTTGAAGGCCACCTTTGTGATTCTGTCTTCCAAAGAATGGAAGGTGATAATACATAATCTTCCGCCTGGATTAAGTAAATCAATCATGTCGTCAATGTGGTCTTCTAATACTGTTAACTCCCTGTTCAGCTCAATTCGAAGTGCCTGGTAGGTTCTCTTAGAGGGATGTCCCTGCCCTATCTGAGCCTTCTTTGGAATACTTTCAGCGATAATTTTGTTGAGCTGCCCCGCTGTAAGTATTGGAGCTTTTTCTCGCTCCTTAATGATGTTTTTAACAATCTGCTTGGAGAATTTCTCCTCGCCATATGTATAAAGGACTCTGGTCAAATCCTCTGCAGAATATGTATTAACAATATCTGCAGCCGTCATAGGATTATCCTTGTCCATTCGCATATCAAGTGGTGCATCGTCCACACGATAGGTAAAGCCTCTGTCTGCCTCATCAAGCTGGAAGCTGGAAACACCAAGGTCAAGCATGATTCCATCAACCTTTGCCACCCCAAGCTCTGCAAGACGATCCTTCATGAACTCATAATTGCTGTGAATTCTGGTGACCTTGTCTCCATAACAAGCAAGTCTCTCGCCTGCGGCTTTCAGGGCATCAGTATCCTGATCGAATCCATAAAGATGACCAGTGGTCAGATGGCTTGCAATTTCAAAGGAATGACCACCACCGCCTAGAGTGCCATCAACATAAATGCCATCAGGTTTGATATTCAGATTGTCTACTGTCTCGTGTAAGAGAACCGAATAATGATTGAATTCCATTAATTTATCTGTACTCCCTTATATATTCAAACTCCCTTTGTATGTTCACTCCCTTAAATACCAAGGCCAAGCTCTGCCATGTGCTCAGCAATCTCGTCCATATCGTCATAAGAACCCTCTGTATCCCAGCGTTCCTTAGACCAGATTTCAATTCGATTTAAAACGCCAACAGAAACTACTTCTTTATCAATTCCTGCGTACTCCTTCAGATTAGCTGGAATTAATACTCTTCCCTGCTTGTCGATATCGCATTCTGCTGCGCCTGCAAAGAAGAATCTGGAGAACTTTCTTGCGTCCTTTGTTGTAAGTGGAATCTCTCTAAACTTCTCTTCAATCGTCTGCCACTCGGTAAGTGGATAAACAAAGAGGCAGCCGTCCAAACCCTTGGTAGCTACAAAGTGCTCACCAAGCTGCTCACGAAACTTAGCAGGCATAATAAGACGGTTCTTCGCGTCTATATTGTGACTGTATTCGCCCATGAACATGTCAGCTTTCCTCCCACTCGATAGTCTAAAGGGAAAAAGGGTATAGAATCCACCACTTTGTGACACATATCTACCACTTTCCTCCACTTTGATACCATTTTATACCATATATACTCTCCATGCAACCCAGAAACCTTGAAAAATCAATGTTTTTCGATAATCCCCATATGTGGTGTAAAGTGGTGGCTATGCCCAAAATTGGCACAAGATATGTAAAAAAGTTCATAAAAAAAGACATTGGAATATCCAATGTCTTTAAAAAAATACAATCTGTAACTATTCAGAGCCAAGTAAATTTTATATAGAAAAAGAATGCTTGCATTCTCTTTTCTATTAAAATTTATTTGGTGAGAACCACACATGAGCAAAAGTAAAGCTTTGAAAAAGTGATTTTGCGAATGGGTGCTGAATAGTTACTTTTTCTTATAATTATAGAGCGACAGCGCAATTCCTATCACCACCAGAACCGCAGCCACAGCCTGAGATACTGGAACGTTTGTGCCCCAAAGAAGCAACTGGTCCGTGCGAATGCCCTCAATCCAGAAGCGTCCAGCGCCATAGCCTATCAGGTATGTGAAGAAAATCTGGCCATCAAACTTCTTTCTTTTTCTCATCAGAAGCATGATAATAAGCACTCCCACATTCCAGAGAGATTCATATAAGAAGGTAGGATGCACAGAAACGTAATCCACACCATTTATCGTAACAAGATTCTGTAGCATTTCTGCTGTAATATCCTGCTGGCTTCGCACTGAATTCACCGGAAGAAGCATTGCAAAAATGCCATCTGTATACTGTCCAAAAACCTCTCTGTTAAAGAAGTTACCCCATCGTCCAAAAATCTGACCGATGACGACGCCAAACATACAAACATCCATTACCTTCAGGAATTTATAGCCCTTACGCTTACAAATCACCGCCACACATGCAATTCCAGCAAGAACTCCGCCATAAATAGCAAGTCCGCCCTGTCTGATATTAAAAATGCTAAGCAAGTTATCCTTGTAATAGTCCCAGGCAAAGATAACATAGTAAAGTCTTGCCCCGATAACACCTACAATAATCGTGGTAATACAAAGATCCAGGAACTTATCTTCATCAAAGCCCACTCTCTTTGCTTCCCTGAGTATAAAGCTGACTCCCACCAGCATACCAATAGCAATAATTACTCCATAAAAAGCAATGAAAAAGGATCCTATATAGAATCCTTTTTCAACATTGTCTAAAGTGATATGCAGATTAGGAAAAATAATGCTAGTATCCAATTCAAGCTCTCCTATCTGAAGATTACTCAGCGTCGCTAAACAACTGATAAATCTCAATCTTTAGTGCATCTGTATCTGTCATTCCAACAAAGATACAACCATATTCATAAACATTATTATCAAGCTTGTTCATTCTGACAACCTTGAATACTGTATCGATGGTCTCCTTTGTCCAAATCTGTATCTTGGCATCGAAGCATGCTCCGATTTCAAACTCAACGTCCTGCATTCTAAAGGCTAAACCAGTCTTCGAAATATTGGTCACCTCTACGTCCATGTATTTGACAGTAGTTACATTGGCCTCATCGATTCGTTCGATTTCAACCTTTACATTAATGTCCAGTCGTTTGTTTTTTCTCTTCTCTTCCATGCTCTTTGCCCCCCATACAAATGAATTTGTAATTACAATTAAGCTTTAAGATTAATACCCTTATTCTTAAGCTTTTCAACAATGTCATCAACTACCTTCTGAACCTCTTCGTGTGTAAGTGTACGCTCATCATCACCAAAGAGAAGTCTTACAGTAATTGATTTGCTGTTTCCATCATTATAAACATCGGCAACTCCGACCTTTTTAAGA contains:
- a CDS encoding peptidoglycan D,D-transpeptidase FtsI family protein, which produces MFGAICILFVFLIGRVMYIQYTSGDKYEKIVLSQQKYDSTIIPFQRGNIVDTRGTVLATSVDVYNVILDCKVLNEKDEKINGSISSTISLVTECFEEIDKEKITTQLESHPKSQYYVLAKKVSYEEMSAFEEKKASEEYKDKIYGIWFEKEYIRQYPYGSLAAATIGYASGGNVGVIGLENKYSSVLNGVNGRTYGYLNSDSNLEKTTIDATNGNNIVLSLDVNIQTIVEKAIADWNTKTMNEWNAEHPDEPEAQGSLHTAALVMNPNTGEILAMAQYPSFDLNNPRDLSAYYSEEQLAEMSTDEKMDQLNKIWQNFQITYTYEPGSTFKPFTVAMGLETGILNGDETYFCDGGEMIAGYPKLVKCVAHRKGGHGVQTIADALSNSCNDALMQMVRVIGPDTFSDYQSVFGFGQKTGIDLTGEASTAGLIYSKDDLHSAINLATNSFGQNFNTTMIQLGSAFCSLVNGGTLYEPHLVTKITDSKGNTVSEIEPTVLKKTVSSEVSEMLRGYLHYVVSDGTGKTAGVNGYTIGGKTGTAEKLPRGNHKYLVSFIGFAPVDNPQLVVYVIVDEPGVGAVGDNQAHSSFAQEIVHSIFEQALPYMGVESSLTEDEEAEAAAALTEAAQQTEPDEGVAEDTPEGEASTADPSATPDTPEGAEGN
- the lgt gene encoding prolipoprotein diacylglyceryl transferase, translated to MDTSIIFPNLHITLDNVEKGFYIGSFFIAFYGVIIAIGMLVGVSFILREAKRVGFDEDKFLDLCITTIIVGVIGARLYYVIFAWDYYKDNLLSIFNIRQGGLAIYGGVLAGIACVAVICKRKGYKFLKVMDVCMFGVVIGQIFGRWGNFFNREVFGQYTDGIFAMLLPVNSVRSQQDITAEMLQNLVTINGVDYVSVHPTFLYESLWNVGVLIIMLLMRKRKKFDGQIFFTYLIGYGAGRFWIEGIRTDQLLLWGTNVPVSQAVAAVLVVIGIALSLYNYKKK
- the mraZ gene encoding division/cell wall cluster transcriptional repressor MraZ, which produces MFMGEYSHNIDAKNRLIMPAKFREQLGEHFVATKGLDGCLFVYPLTEWQTIEEKFREIPLTTKDARKFSRFFFAGAAECDIDKQGRVLIPANLKEYAGIDKEVVSVGVLNRIEIWSKERWDTEGSYDDMDEIAEHMAELGLGI
- the rsmH gene encoding 16S rRNA (cytosine(1402)-N(4))-methyltransferase RsmH, translated to MEFNHYSVLLHETVDNLNIKPDGIYVDGTLGGGGHSFEIASHLTTGHLYGFDQDTDALKAAGERLACYGDKVTRIHSNYEFMKDRLAELGVAKVDGIMLDLGVSSFQLDEADRGFTYRVDDAPLDMRMDKDNPMTAADIVNTYSAEDLTRVLYTYGEEKFSKQIVKNIIKEREKAPILTAGQLNKIIAESIPKKAQIGQGHPSKRTYQALRIELNRELTVLEDHIDDMIDLLNPGGRLCIITFHSLEDRITKVAFKRNEDPCTCPKNFPVCVCGKKSKGKVITRKPILPSEEELENNSRSKSAKLRVFEKEEKS
- a CDS encoding PilZ domain-containing protein, giving the protein MEEKRKNKRLDINVKVEIERIDEANVTTVKYMDVEVTNISKTGLAFRMQDVEFEIGACFDAKIQIWTKETIDTVFKVVRMNKLDNNVYEYGCIFVGMTDTDALKIEIYQLFSDAE